One Bombus affinis isolate iyBomAffi1 chromosome 10, iyBomAffi1.2, whole genome shotgun sequence genomic window, TCGTTTCTTTGACGACGAGTTAAAGAATCATGTATTTCTCCCTCTATTAAACCAACATATCTCTCTGCAAAACCTCCTGGACTTATCCATTTTTCCAATTCCTCCGCAGGAGATGAAAGTGTTGTGAAACCCTGATGAAGAGAGTATAGTCGAATTTTCAGCAAGTAACCTTTATCGCCTAATTCTTCCAGCCATTTATCCCAATCCCGAAATTGTCCACCTTGTTGCAATaaagcttctaaatattctGGTTCGTCGCAGGCTTCGTGTAATGCCTCTAATGCAGTTAACGCTATAGTTTTATTGAAATCTGACAACCGTTCTGACAATAATGTTATTGCCCAACGATAGGCATCAGCCATTCTGGCTCTGAGTATCAATCGGAGGAACTGTGTCGCATATAGACGTGTACTGTCTAATGTAGCTTCTGTAATAATCTTAGTCAATACTTTTCTATTAGGTCCATCTCTAGAGTAATCTAAGCTTGATATTATAAGTTTAACATAACAGTCGTGATTAGTAGCTAAAGCCAAATCTTGCAGTTTTCCtaataattgaaattctttTAAAATCCTAGTTCCCTTTGCTGAATGGCTCAGTTGTCcaagaaatagaaaatatttttgacaGCAAGTAGTAGACATATGACGAGGTGAAAATAAACATTCATGAGCAGATTGAGCTGTTCGAATACTGGAAATTTGCTCATCAACATCCTCGAttaattcaaataataattttgtactCTCAGGTTCAGGAATTTCCAATAAACAATTCAATAAATCACAACCAGCTAATGTTGCTTCTCGTGCTAAATTAGCATTTGTTGCTAACTCCACTCTACTGTAGCCATTAGAACATGGTTTAAAGTAACGTACAAGTCTTTTCATAAATAATCTGTGATCAGAATCATGGAGTATTCGCGCAGTATCTTCTCGTGAGCGTAATATAGATCGTACCACCGGCCAATTCCAAGCAAGAGCATCCTTAGAGCTGAGTACTTGCGCATCTTTCAAAAGAGGTGTAGTCGGTGATTCTCGACGTAACCAATGTCTACTGGATGTTCGTTGACGCCTTGGTAATGTCGGTCTTAACCACGTACCAGCTTGCAAAATTTTATCGAGAAATAGACTTGCTGGTGCCGGTCTTCGTCGCATCATAGTGTGCATTCGTTCCAAAATTGCAACAGCTGCTAAAGCTTGATGCTTTCCAGCACTTGCATGCTCTAATAAATTCGGTAAAGGAGGAGTAAGATCACATACTTCAGAAGGCAAAAGAGAATGTGCAAGATGCAGTAGAGCACCTAGCAAAACAGCTGCACGTACAGAAATAAAAGTATCAGTGGAAACAATAGTCTCTGCTAGAGCACGATGTAGACCACATTCCAGTAAAGCATATACCAATAATGCTAAATGTATTTCTGTAATATTTGGACAACGTGATGATAAGGATGGTAGAATATATTTTCCTTCAGCTGCAACAAAGCCTTCTGACAATTTCCAAGAATCACGAGCTCTGCTGGGATCTACTGCTGCTAGAGCAACATCAGGTTCATCTGTCCAAGTAGGCAAAGGTAAATCCAACAACTCATAAAGTAATTCTAAAACAGCACCTCTTACTTCAAGTTGCTCAACATATAACACATCTGCTATAGCTTTCAATCCCGAATTGTCATCAGGTCGACAAAAATGTAAAACTCCAGAATAGGATCTTAATATACTTAGTAATGCTAACTTGCTTGCTGCAAATCTTTCTCGTTCTTCTTTTGTTCTATTTATACTTGCAGAATGAAGCTCACAATAGGGAGCTGCAAAACACATAAGAGAAATACTACTCCTAGTATCAGgagtatttaataatttcaataaaactCCTACAACAGATTCAATTATAGCAGGACTTTGTCCAGTCATGGCAGCTCTCGCCAGGGCACTAATTCCTCCACAACTGATTaacaaatttgaatttaaaacaCCTAATTCACAAAGAGTTGCTAAAAATGCTCGAAATGCTCCATCTTTTTCTTCAACTCCTCCATTTGTTAGACTTATTAAAGATCTTGCTAAAATAGGACTAAAATGTTTTGGAGCTAATACTAAAATTCTTCTAACAAGTCTAAGAGCCTGCATCCTCTCCATTTCATTTCGTAAATTAACATCCATACTTCTAGCCACAAAATATGGATACTGTAATTTATTAATTGCAATAACATCTTGTTCTTTTTTGAGCATATATCGTACAGCTCGTAGTGCAGCTGCACGAACTTGTGTTGCTTCATGCACAAGACCCACCCGCAAgctataaaatacataaaatcaatataaattataattaatacataCTATATTTTATAAGATAATACACCTCTATATTACTTGTAATAAATCATTCTTAAATTCTTACCAGCAGAATACATCACTAATGGAATACCCATAATCTGGTGAATCATTTTCGCTAATTAATTTAACAATGGCATTAAGATAGGCTAATTTTTTTATACTTGGAACATTTTCCCGTTGATAAAGATTGGTCAAAACTTCTTTCACATTTTCTTTCAAtcctataaaataaattaaatgtttAATGACATAGATagataatgaaaataaatatctttataacaaatacatatgtatatatgtagaaaGTTACTGCTATATTGAGAAGCTTACAAACACTGATATTAAAGATAATTTTATATCTTTCATTAACTaaatttttttactttcttttttctaaATCTGCTTTTAGTATTTCACAAAAGAGACACCTGTTACTTTATAAAATGCGACTTAAGGATAaccacgtatatacatataatcgtAGACTGATATGAGATAGTTATATTATCGTTATAAAGTACTGTGGATACAAAGTTGCAAATTACAGGTTAGGTTACTAACCTCTTGACAGATCAAGTTGCACGCAGCTGTCTTCACTCTCTTGACGGCCTATAAAAAGAATACATAAATAGGAAACAACGTAGttttaaaataaagaaattgaCAGTCAATGTCCAACGTACTTCGATGAGATCTGCTCGTACGAAGACTCCTACCCCAGATCATCCAACTAGAAATTGCCATTTCTTTACCGGCTGCTACCCACGATCACGATCAACACTTTTTATCCGATTGTTACCACAAGTCTTTTGCATGGTATATGTCATTCTTATTGTTAACCCGAAGCCTGAAGCACTATAAATCCACTACTGATAAACCAAGTATAACACAAATCAAGTGTTACATGAGAACGTTGCTTGCACGTTGCACTCAATATACCGCACTCTTCGGGAAAATTGTAGGTACCTGAAAAAAGTTGCAAGAGTCACGATTCACGATAGACATGCAATCAACTGAAGAATGtgctttctttctttaatttttctttaGGTCTTTGAAAACGCATATAGTTTCGTATTATTTTGTTTTCCAAACAATATTTTACGACGAATACAAGCTctgtatattatatactatatttttgAAATCCTATATATTTCCCATCATATACGAAGATACAAGTAAAATGCACTGTATGACATGCTTGACTGGCGACTGGTCTAGACTAGCCTGTTCAGCAGATTTAATTCCGAAACAATAATGTTTTGTATCTTAGATCGCTTTATAATAGTTACTTTGATAAAATTAAAGCTCATTATATTTTGTTAATTGTATAATATCCATGCAAACACTGAtagtaaaagtaaataaatagatataattttacttaaatataaaatatttgtttaattattattagaaaaagtCTAGTACATggtacaaaaatagaaaaagttgtaaaaagttTGTTGTAGCATAAATgtaataacaaaatttattgTTCTGAATAAAACTATTCCgttaaaattgcaaattattcatatttaataattatgtttAGATGCAGacatcattttttaatttttgtagaTGGACACACTGTAGTCGTAAATTAGCTTCCAACATTGAACAGTCCAGCGGGAAGAGCACTTAttagaatttttgaaaaatgGCATATATGATGGATAATTTAGTTCAACCTAATATAAGTTCAGTTGTCAGTAATTTGGGCCCAGATTGGCTTTCTTCTGAGCAAAGTACAGGAGTAAGTTTCAATAAATTCTGACATTAACACGTTTTGAGGTTAGAATGACAGTGCAAACTTAAAAGTACATACATGATGAAAATTCAAAACAAAATTAACTTATTCTATAATATTCATATAACATCAGTATACTTTCTGTAATACTATgttaataatatatacataatttaaataattatgttatatattttaataattgtttcatatataatataaattttgtattctGTGAAAACATCTATTTAAagcaaaacaatttttattacgttataattttagaaagaaatgtatcaattttttaaaagttATTTCATTAATTAGACATCAATCATGGCTTGTGAGTTCGATGGAGGAGTTGTAATTGGAGCAGATTCTAGAGCTACTACTGGGTATGATATGATAtgtcaaaaattattttttatggaTGTGGTAATAATTATACAATGAATTTCATTACTAATTTTAGGGCTTATATCTCCAATCGTTTTGCTGATAAGCTGACTAAAATCACTGATCACATTTATTGTTGTCGTTCTGGTTCT contains:
- the LOC126920900 gene encoding rapamycin-insensitive companion of mTOR, with translation MAISSWMIWGRSLRTSRSHRSRQESEDSCVQLDLSRGLKENVKEVLTNLYQRENVPSIKKLAYLNAIVKLISENDSPDYGYSISDVFCCLRVGLVHEATQVRAAALRAVRYMLKKEQDVIAINKLQYPYFVARSMDVNLRNEMERMQALRLVRRILVLAPKHFSPILARSLISLTNGGVEEKDGAFRAFLATLCELGVLNSNLLISCGGISALARAAMTGQSPAIIESVVGVLLKLLNTPDTRSSISLMCFAAPYCELHSASINRTKEERERFAASKLALLSILRSYSGVLHFCRPDDNSGLKAIADVLYVEQLEVRGAVLELLYELLDLPLPTWTDEPDVALAAVDPSRARDSWKLSEGFVAAEGKYILPSLSSRCPNITEIHLALLVYALLECGLHRALAETIVSTDTFISVRAAVLLGALLHLAHSLLPSEVCDLTPPLPNLLEHASAGKHQALAAVAILERMHTMMRRRPAPASLFLDKILQAGTWLRPTLPRRQRTSSRHWLRRESPTTPLLKDAQVLSSKDALAWNWPVVRSILRSREDTARILHDSDHRLFMKRLVRYFKPCSNGYSRVELATNANLAREATLAGCDLLNCLLEIPEPESTKLLFELIEDVDEQISSIRTAQSAHECLFSPRHMSTTCCQKYFLFLGQLSHSAKGTRILKEFQLLGKLQDLALATNHDCYVKLIISSLDYSRDGPNRKVLTKIITEATLDSTRLYATQFLRLILRARMADAYRWAITLLSERLSDFNKTIALTALEALHEACDEPEYLEALLQQGGQFRDWDKWLEELGDKGYLLKIRLYSLHQGFTTLSSPAEELEKWISPGGFAERYVGLIEGEIHDSLTRRQRNETGSYHRRTTNVPMTPQNIFILPHLIGQLVQHDLGMQLLLRRNVIQRFTRVVQRFRLEFGNRDSESNSRCTKTNRSVIDDACAMSEESGTDETVESNRLETIMDSETVESVDISYPQKVDSLEVDIRRKTSLDDSRRTTLERNWRLEPESRDDQTSLSKRILKVKSALWALGHMGTSAAGVEQLNHAGIIELLTSIAETCSYYIVRATAMYALSLIATTRAGADALSTFDWPCVRHRRGDHWPVVPPTNRYPAPSPIPIQRHHRSLSDGKPELPEPVARRTRNRSESAATDLEARRYALPERGETPSPVSSIQRLSQQDAEGYARLRSLQRHRRPSYSQSSLEMYSLDGRLSLQSLSEFDSSRNWIAEQVLTPTPPPPDDNHDNLSYMGIALPKRLITIFPEPPQLSVPTITLDDAPKSDIETTEVDEESCSECDVDAEHYRICLVCSHGKSSSKDMIPEKDLKLQRKILRHAQRLANPVWYRNSRQTLLRLRQLHSERFQDICLFSDVAARLGSNTYRMQARRFLQELFLDSTFEALYVEAANVLKLNDGNGDKSLQSPISTALEPDSRVPSESKVNGRLTFSEIQVAQLDAVAEEAGGDSCVTQQCNKPQELLRKPERRSDEKIIAEILKPEERIRLSKSSDRLLKVSGTNTAISLD